Proteins encoded in a region of the Labrus bergylta chromosome 9, fLabBer1.1, whole genome shotgun sequence genome:
- the med7 gene encoding mediator of RNA polymerase II transcription subunit 7 has protein sequence MGEPQQVSALPPPPMQYIKEYTDENIRKGLVPKPPPPIRDSYMMFGNQFQCDDLIIRPLESQGIERLHPMQFDHKRELKKLNMSILVNFLDLLDILIKSPGSIKREEKLEDLKLLFVHMHHLINEYRPHQARETLRVMMEVQKRQRLETAERFQKHLERVVEMIQGCLASLPDDLPQVEGQDVPGDGTRTAAASVGCSSGQAPRLKTEPMDVEEAGGSCMAAVPQEKSIPTSKRDKMLDKDAAMCSIIDDIA, from the coding sequence ATGGGTGAACCACAGCAGGTGAGCGCTCTGCCTCCTCCCCCTATGCAGTACATCAAAGAGTACACAGATGAAAACATCCGCAAGGGCCTGGTCCCTAAACCCCCTCCACCCATCAGAGACAGCTACATGATGTTCGGCAACCAATTCCAGTGTGATGACCTCATCATCCGGCCTCTGGAGAGCCAAGGTATCGAGAGGCTCCATCCTATGCAGTTTGACCACAAGCGTGAGCTCAAGAAGCTCAACATGTCCATCCTCGTGAACTTTCTGGATCTTCTGGACATCCTCATCAAGAGCCCCGGCAGTATAAAGCGTGAAGAGAAGCTGGAGGACTTAAAGCTTCTGTTCGTCCATATGCACCACCTAATAAATGAGTACAGGCCACATCAAGCCAGGGAGACACTAAGGGTGATGATGGAGGTGCAGAAGAGACAACGGCTGGAGACGGCAGAGAGATTCCAGAAACATCTGGAGAGGGTGGTGGAGATGATCCAGGGTTGCCTTGCTTCCTTACCTGACGACTTACCTCAGGTAGAGGGTCAGGATGTTCCCGGTGATGGGACAAGGACTGCAGCAGCCAGTGTGGGTTGTTCCTCTGGACAAGCCCCCAGGCTGAAAACTGAACCAATGGATGTAGAGGAAGCAGGGGGCAGTTGTATGGCAGCAGTTCCCCAGGAGAAGAGCATCCCTACCTCAAAGAGGGACAAAATGTTGGACAAGGATGCTGCCATGTGTAGTATTATCGATGATATTGCTTAA